In Thalassophryne amazonica chromosome 13, fThaAma1.1, whole genome shotgun sequence, the sequence CTAAGagttttaatttgttcattttttttaatccaagaatgactaataaataactaaataacacTTTTGGACAGTTTCACCATCAGATCATGTGTGTGTTTTAAGGGTCTGGTCCCGGGTGCTGTACCTCGAGCTCCTGGAAGTTGTCCCCGCCGTTGATATCACTGGACAGTGTATAGATCCTCACATCTTCTCCAGCAAGGCCCAGAAACTTCCTGTCTGTAAAGAGTGGTGCATCCCTGGTGGTGACAGATAGCGAGGAGGTGGGGTTTGCAGTGAAGCCCTTGATGAAAGTGGTCTCACAGCAGTCAGCGGGCCCGGACTCCCCCCACATGTGCCGGATGTTCTCTGAGCACAGGATGAGGCCGGGGGAGACTCTCAGGTGAGGGTCTGCCTGCTGGGGGAAGAGGGCTCGGGTGCTGAGGAGCTGAGGAGGAGCCTGGCCTGCTCCACCGCTCATCCTGGGGTGGTGCTCCTGCTGAGGAGGGGCATACGCCACCATGTGGATCTGGTACTGCGGAGCTGAGTAAAATGGCAGCAGTGCTTCGGGAAGCTCCGCCTCCACATTGTGGGTGTTGATGAAGCCACTTTGTCTGCAGGTGTTTCTAGACACGTCTCTTCTCAGGGTGAGAGGGTCACTGTCCCCCTCCTCTCCCATCTCCATCCTTCCTCGGAGCACTCGGGGGTCAGGGGTCAAGTATGTGAGGTTCCTGTTCACCAAAAAGTAATAAGGAGCAGAGACTGAGTAACTCAGAGtttatttgagaaaaaaaaaaaaaattaaacagcacTCAGACAGACCACAACTAAGTCACATTGACGGCATGTAGGGACAGATCCAACCAGACTGTCTCTCAGCCTGACTTTcaatccccttctctccagagcatatctccacctttccaggtcaGATTCAACCtgatctctactctcactacagatcacaatgtcatctgcaaacatcagtccatggagactcctgtctgatctcatctgtcaacctgtccatcaccactgtgaacacaaaaggactcacagctgatccttggtgtaatcccacctccagcttgaatgagtctgtcattcctactgcacatctcactgctgtcacactgtccaaaGCTAAAAAACACATTAACTTTTTTAGTGTTGGAGCAGGCAGCACAATTGCAACATGGGAAAAAAACAGTGGCATTGTCCAAACGTTCCGTAGGGCTGGCCCCTCTATAAGTGTCTGCATGAACAAGACAATCCCGGATGTTTTTTGCCCTGGAAAAGGAGAAGAGTGGCAGTGTATTAAAAATGTCTTTCCCaatgtcatcaatcaatcaatcaatcaatcaatttttttatatagcgccaaatcacaacaaacagttgccccaaggcgctttatattgtaaggcaaggccatacaataattatgtaaaaccccaacggtcaaaacgaccccctgtgagcaagcacttggctacagtgggaaggaaaaactccgttttaacaggaagaaacctccagcagaaccaggcccagggaggggcagtcctctgctgggactggttggggctgagggagagaaccaagaaaaagacatgctgtggaggggagcagagatcgatcactaatgattaaatgcagagtggtgcatacagagcaaaaagagaaagaaacagtgcatcatgggaaccccccagcagtctacgtctatagcagcataactaagggatggttcagggtcacctgatccagccctaactataagctttagcaaaaaggaaagttttaagcctaatcttaaaagtagagagggtgtctgtctccctgatctgaattgggagctggttccacaggagaggagcctgaaagctgaaggctctgcctcccattctactcttacaaaccctaggaactacaagtaagcctgtagtctgagagcgaagcgctctattggggtgatatggtactacgaggtccctaagataagatgggacctgattattcaaaaccttataagtaagaagaagaattttaaattctattctagaattaacaggaagccaatgaagagaggccaatatgggtgagatatgctctctccttctagtccccgtcagtactctagctgcagcattttgaattaactgaaggctttttagggaacttttaggacaacctgataataatgaattacaatagtccagcctagaggaaataaatgcatgaattagtttttcagcatcactctgagacaagacctttctgattttagagatattgcgtaaatgcaaaaaagcagtcctacatatttgtttaatatgcgctttgaatgacatatcctgatcaaaaatgactccaagatttctcacagtattactagaggtcagggtaatgccatccagagtaaggatctggttagacaccatgtttctaagatttgtggggccaagtacaataacttcagttttatctgagtttaaaagcaggaaattagaggtcatccatgtctttatgtctgtaagacaatcctgcagtttagctaattggtgtgtgtcctctggcttcatggatagataaagctgggtatcatctgcgtaacaatgaaaatttaagcaataccgtctaataatactgcctaagggaagcatgtataaagtgaataaaattggtcctagcacagaaccttgtggaactccataattaaccttagtctgtgaagaagattccccatttacatgaacaaattgtaatctattagacaaatatgattcaaaccaccgcagcgcagcgcctttaatacctatggcatgctctaatctctgtaataaattttatggtcaacagtatcaaaagcagcactgaggtctaacagaacaagcacagagatgagtccactgtccgaggccataagaagatcatttgtaaccttcactaatgctgtttctgtactatgatgaattctaaaacctgactgaaactcttcaaatagaccattcctctgcagatgatcagttagctgttttacaactaccctttcaagaatttttgagagaaaaggaaggttggagattggcctataattagctaagatagctgggtcaagtgatggctttttaagtaatggtttaattactgccaccttaaaagcctgtggtacatagccaactaacaaagatagattgatcatatttaagatcgaagcattaaataatggtagggcttccttgagcagcctggtaggaatggggtctaataaacatgttgatggtttggatgaagtaactaatgagaataactcagacagaacaatcggagagaaagagtctaaccaaataccggcatcactgaaagcagccaaagataacgatacgtctttgggatggttatgagtaattttttctctaatagttaaaattttgttagcaaagaaagtcatgaagtcattactagttaaagttaatggaatactcagctcaatagagctctgactctttgtcagcctggctacagtgctgaaaagaaacctggggttgttcttattttcttcaattagtgatgagtagaaagatgtcctagctttacggagggcttttttatagagcaacagactctttttccaggctaagtgaagatcttctaaattagtgagacgccatttcctctccaacttacgggttatctgctttaagctacgagtttgtgagttataccacggagtcagacacttctgatttaaagctctctttttcagaggagctacagcatccaaagttgtcttcaatgaggatgtaaaactattgacgagatactctatctcccttacagagtttaggtagctactctgcactgtgttggtatatggcattagagaacataaagaaggaatcatatccttaaacctagttacagcgctttctgaaagacttctagtgtaatgaaacttattccccactgctgggtagtccatcagagtaaatgtaaatgttattaagaaatgatcagacagaagggagttttcagggaatactgttaagtcttctatttccataccataagtcagaacaagatctaagatatgattaaagtggtgggtggactcatttactttttgagcaaagccaatagagtctaataatagattaaatgcagtgttgaggctgtcattctcagcatctgtgtggatgttaaaatcgcccactataattatcttatctgagctaagcactaagtcagacaaaaggtctgaaaattcacagagaaactcacagtaacgaccaggtggacgatagataataacaaataaaactggtttttgggacttccaatttggatggacaagactaagagacaagctttcaaatgaattaaagctctgtctgggttttggattaattaataagctggaatggaagattgctgctaatcctccgccccggcccgtgctacgagcattctgacagttagtgtgactcgggggtgttgactcatttaaactaacatattcatcctgctgtaaccaggtttctgttaggcagaataaatcaatatgttgatcaattattatatcatttaccaacagggacttagaagagagagacctaatgtttaatagaccacatttaactgttttagtctgtggtgcagttgaaggtgctatattattttttctttttgaatttttatgcttaaatagatttttgctggttattggtggtctgggagcaggcaccgtctctacggggatggggtaatgaggggatggcagggggagagaagctgcagagaggtgtgtaagactacaactctgcttcctggtcccaaccctggatagtcacggtttggaggatttaagaaaattggccagatttctagaaatgagagctgctccatccaaagtgggatggatgccgtctctcctaacaagaccaggttttccccagaagctttgccaattatctatgaagcccacctcattttttggacaccactcagacagccagcaattcaaggagaacatgcggctaaacatgtcactcccggtccgattggggaggggcccagagaaaactacagagtccgacattgtttttgcaaagttacacaccgattcaatgttaattttagtgacctccgattggcgtaaccgggtgtcattactgccgacgtgaattacaatcttaccaaatttacgtttagccttagccagcagtttcaaatttccttcaatgtcgcctgctctggcccccggaagacaattgactatggttgctggtgtcgctaacttcacatttctcaaaacagagtcgccaataaccagagtttgatcctcggcgggtgtgtcgtcgagtgggaaaaaacggttagagatgtgaacgggttggcggtgtacacggggcttctgtttagggctacgcttcctcctcacagtcacccagtcggcctgctttcccagctgctcgggatctgccaggggggaactaacggcggctaagttaccttggtccgcaccgactacaggggccttgctagctgtagaattttccacggtgcggagccgagtctccaattcgcccagcctggcctccaaagctacgaataagctacacttattacaagtaccgttactgctaaaggaggccgaggaataactaaacatttcacacccagagcagaaaagtgcgggagagacaggagaagccgccatgctaaatcggctaagagctagtagctacactaagctagcggattcctaaaaacatgcaaagtgaataatgtgtaaataatttagaggtgattcagcagaaggagtgctttagttaaggcacgtaaagattacactgggaaacaaatcgtaatctagataactagatcaatctaactgcgcagattaaacagctaacagatacagaaaaacaccgctgtgctccggaacaggaagtgatacaataccgcagtgagagccaaccaccagtagaggcaagcaagagcaagaacATGCAAGAAATCAAGAAATCAGCAGACAGAATATGCCAATGTTTTTTAATCACATCGCAAATAGCACGGCCAAGTGGTGAATAGGTGGCATTAAACACACAAGAAAAGGTTTAAGTTAATGTGTTTTTTAGCTTTGTTACAAAAAAGGAATATAGGATCAGAAAATTAATTATTGTTTACCTTTTGGTGTGCACTAAATGTGGTATTCAATATGTTGGTAAAACCACCAGACAATTGTGATGAAGGATTAATGAACACAAGAGCGCCATCCGCAGAGAAGATCCTAAATCTGCAGTGCTAGGCATTTTGCTGATGGCAATCATTCTATTACGGATTTGGACTTTCGTGGCATTGACTTGATTACTCCAAGCAGACGAGGTGGCAGCACTGACAAATGTTTACTCCAATGTGAATGTAGATATATTTACTACTTGAAAACTCTGTATCCAAATGGAATGAATGAAGAGTTGGATATGTCCTGTTTTTTGTAATCTATTGTGCTTTGTAATGTTTGTAAATAGCAGTTTTTTTGTAACTGGTCTTAGTCTGTGATTGGTATGTGGCTAATTGGCCATTAATTGATGACACCTGATGAACTCTGTTTGCACTGAGGAAAGTCCAGGGGGACTGAAACGTTtgcgcttttcttttcttttttgcagcCTTCTGGGTAAGGCTCCTTTAAGTAAAAAATATTTCTGAAATAACTGTTTGAGTTTGTCATTCTGTGTGCGAGTCTCCCTTGCAAACCGCACCAGAACCTAAAGGACTTGTGTAAAGAGCGCAACTCATTTTTTGCTAATCTTCTCtgttgtatatattgagaaatatgttttcaaattctgaATATGCCAAGTTAGCATCCTGTTTTGTGTAAATGGGATTCCAAttctgtaaaagtaaatcatgtTTTAAGGCAGTAATAGTGTCTTCAGATTCCAAACACttacaatattgtattttctcagtacatttgCTATTTAAGtttattaattcattaattataagccacttagtgttttggtatcaatatcatttgtaaatatattatcaatgagagtagctgaatgtgaagttacTCTTGAAGGCCTCATGATTTTTGGATATACATTTAAACTGTACATAGTATTAATGAAATCTTCTGTCACTTTATGTTGATGTGGATTTAAAAGATCAATATTTaaatctccacaaacaaatacttgtttgttATACATCTGTGAAAAGTATTTCTCAATCCATTTTTGAAACGCTTCAATTTTAGAACGCTGAGTTCTATATATGCAACTAATAatgatatttttacctttttccatGCATATTTCAATTGTCGTGCATTCCAACAAATTTTCCACAGCCATTGTCAAATGgtctttaattttgtatttaagccttttgtcaacatataatgctactcctcctcctctattttgTCTGTTCGAATGAATGAATTCATAACCTTCCAATTTGTAATTCCTATCATCAATCTCTGCAAGCCAAGTTTCCGATGTGGCAATTATACCAAAAGGatgacaaaattgttttaaataatccTTGATATTCCCAAAAGTTTTGTACATACTCCTActgttaaagtggattattgataatttcctGTCATTTGAAATGCGGTTATTGTATTGTTCATCTTTATAATACTGACAATTACTATTTCTAAAGGAATAGAAATGATTATCtggatctatctcatattccatATCCTGTATATGGTGCTCACTATACTGAAAAGATTGTAATGCCTGCACAGAAGTAAAATCAAAGGAATCAGCTGTCATCATATAATCAAAAGAAAAAGTccacaaaccaccccccccccccccaaaaaaaaagcagtcAAATTAGGTCTCACACAGTACCAcaaacaataccacaactcttctcttggtaccctatcataagctttctctaattccacaaacacacaatgtaactttttctggccttctctatacttctccatcagtattctcagagcaaacattgcatctgtagtgctctctcTCAGCGtgaaaccatgttgctgctcACACATTTTCACTTCAGATTTTGTCTTTCAACCTTCTCATTAAGCCTTTAGTGGAACCCAAGTTGTGATTTGGCAGTGTGTAGATAAGTTGAAATGAACTGAAACTGAATTATACGTTTGTTTGAATATCAAGTTTTATTTCCATATATTGTCATGTGCTTTCTGTTAGTGTCAGTGGGtgcggtggacaagtggttaatacGCTtagttccagagcagaaggttcaaggccacctatccgtattctctatgtaatgtggagtttcatcaagaagggcatctggtgccAAATCACAGAGACCCAGagtttaaacaaacaaaacaaaaaaacccagagaAACTTATTTTCCATCAAAACTCTAATTTTCTTTACACTATCACATATTTTATGTTTTACTGTATTCTTTATGATTAACACGTTTACTCTGTTTTatcacattttattcatttagttCTTAATATTTGTGATTTCATTATCACCTCCACTGACCCACCGAGgcgtctgtctgtgcgtctgtctgtgcatctgtctgtgcgtctgtctgtctgcgcgcctctgtctgtgcgtctgtctgtctgcgcgtgtgtctgtctgtgtctgcctgtgcCTGTCTGCCTGCGCCTGCCTGCCTGCGCCTGCCTGCCTGCGCCTGCCTGTGCGTCTgcctgtgcgtctgtctgtgcgcctctgtctgtgtgtctgcctgcGTCTGCCTGTGCGTCTGCCTGTgcgtctgcctgtgtgtctgcctgtgcgtctgtctgtgcgcctctgtctgtgtgtctgcctgcGCCTGCCTGTGCGTCTGCCTGTGCGTCTGCCTGTgcgtctgcctgtgtgtctgcctgtgcgtctgtctgtgcgcctctgtctgtgtgtgtctgtgtctgcctgcgcctgtctgcctgtgtgtctgcctgtgtgtctgcgcgtgtgtctgtctgtgtctgcctgcgCCTGTCTGCCTGCGCCTGCCTGCCTGCGCCTGCCTGCCTGCGCCTGCCTGTGCGTCTgcctgtgcgtctgtctgtgcgcctctgtctgtgtgtgtctgcctctgtctgtgtctgcctgcgcctgtctgcctgtgtgtctgcctgtgtgtctgcctgtgcgtctgtctgtgcgcctctgtctgtgtgtgtctgtgtctgcctgcgcctgtctgcctgtgtgtctgcctgtgtgtctgcctgtgcgtctgtctgtgcgcctctgtctgtgtgtgtctgtgtctgcctgcgcctgtctgcctgtgtgtctgcctgtgtgtctgcctgtgcgtctgcctgtgcgtctgtctgtgcgcctctctctgtgtgtgtctgtgtctgcctgcgcctgtctgcctgtgtgtctgcgcgtgtgtctgtctgtgtctgcctgcgCCTGTCTGCCTGCGCCTGCCTGCCTGCGCCTGCCTGCCTGCGCCTGCCTGTGCGTCTgcctgtgcgtctgtctgtgcgcctctgtctgtgtgtgtctgcctctgtctgtgtctgcctgcgcctgtctgcctgtgtgtctgcctgtgcgtctgtctgtgcgcctctgtctgtgtgtgtctgtgtctgcctgtgtgtctgcctgtgtgtctgcctgtgcgtctgcctgtgcgtctgtctgtgcgcctctgtctgtgtgtgtctgtgtctgcctgcGCCTGTCTGCCTGTGCGTCTgcctgtgcgtctgtctgtctgtctctctgtgtctgtgggtAAATGGTTGATAGATTTTGTTGAATCTTGTCCTTCTGTCATCGAGTAGCTGATTAAATTATTTGTTCTGTGTGTTCAACACTAaagatttcacacacacacacacacaattcactGCACCTGAAGTGTACAAATCAATAAAGCTGACAGTGTTCAGGTTTATTGATTACTGATGATGTCATCTGTTTTCTGATGTCATCCTGGTGAGACTTCGCATgttgaaggaaaaaacaaaagtacACACGCATGTGCTCACCTTCTATAGTAAGACGTGAGAGACGCTGCATCCCTCCATCATCCCTCTGTGATCCGTCCATCCAGGCTTCGCAGGGAGCCGTCCCCCATCACTCTGCGCTGGGACAAAGCAGAGGACGTCCTGGGATGATGCAGAGCtgaaagagacagagacagacaggtgcTCCTGCAGACAGACGGTCCACAttcatggaggaggaggaggaggaggcgccgGTGTTGAATCCAGAGGAACAGCTGCTCCTCATGGTCCTAAAGATCCTCACAGCTTCATGTCCGTCCCACGTCATGCTGCTGTCCATCTGCTTAGGAGGTCATCAGAGGTCACACTCACCAAATGTCTGATTTAGGGCAGAAATCCTGCCAATCTCTGTTTGAGAGAAACACAAGACATGAATTTATTTGTTGATGGAATTATAAATTCTGATGATTAGTTCATATTTAGTGGGGTCCAGGAACTGTTTGTGGAACTGGTGCCTGGTGTTCCATGTAGTTTGGATCTGGTTGCTGGTTTTTACAGTGACTCCAACAAACTGTCTCCACTCTGTGCTGCATGTGTGAGACAGGATCAGTCTATAGGGGGAGTGGTTTCATTTTTTTCAGGGACTTTACAAAAAACATCTCTTATTTCTGTTCCTGTCCCTTTAAACGGAAAGAACCCGCTGCTGGCCACGCcccctcttctctctctctctctttctctgcctctctctctctttctctgcctctctcttTCTCNNNNNNNNNNNNNNNNNNNNNNNNNNNNNNNNNNNNNNNNNNNNNNNNNNNNNNNNNNNNNNNNNNNNNNNNNNNNNNNNNNNNNNNNNNNNNNNNNNNNNNNNNNNNNNNNNNNNNNNNNNNNNNNNNNNNNNNNNNNNNNNNNNNNNNNNNNNNNNNNNNNNNNNNNNNNNNNNNNNNNNNNNNNNNNNNNNNNNNNNNNNNNNNNNNNNNNNNNNNNNNNNNNNNNNNNNNNNNNNNNNNNNNNNNNNNNNNNNNNNNNNNNNNNNNNNNNNNNNNNNNNNNNNNNNNNNNNNNNNNNNNNNNNNNNNNNNNNNNNNNNNNNNNNNNNNNNNNNNNNNNNNNNNNNNNNNNNNNNNNNNNNNNNNNNNNNNNNNNNNNNNNNNNNNNNNNNNNNNNNNNNNNNNNNNNNNNNNNNNNNNNNNNNNNNNNNNNNNNNNNNNNNNNNNNNNNNNNNNNNNNNNNNNNNNNNNNNNNNNNNNNNNNNNNNNNNNNNNNNNAACACAGAGCCCAACGCAGAGTCCAACAGCTGCCCAACACAGAATCCATCACCCAACAGcccaacacagagtccaacacccacccaaCACCAGCCCAACACCCAGCCCAACTCAGAGTCCAACAACTGCCC encodes:
- the LOC117523820 gene encoding synapse differentiation-inducing gene protein 1, with the protein product MEMGEEGDSDPLTLRRDVSRNTCRQSGFINTHNVEAELPEALLPFYSAPQYQIHMVAYAPPQQEHHPRMSGGAGQAPPQLLSTRALFPQQADPHLRVSPGLILCSENIRHMWGESGPADCCETTFIKGFTANPTSSLSVTTRDAPLFTDRKFLGLAGEDVRIYTLSSDINGGDNFQELESNYSSNSESEDMFLLMPPNHHLGLSVFSMLCCFWPLGIAAFYLSHETNKAASKGDFHQASSTSRRALFLAVLSITIGTGIYVGMAVALIAYLSKSHRW